The genomic interval TCTCGTCCATCCCTTCGTAGTACCCGCGGATACGCCCGCGCGCATCGACGAGGATAAAGCGGCGGCTGTGCTGCATCGGGGTTTCGGGGACGCCGACCTTGAAGCCTTCTTCGCTCGCCATGCGATGCACTTCCTCGATGGGCCCGGTCAGGAATTTCCAGCGCGCGGTGTCGGCCTTGTACTCCTTCGCGTAATTCGCGATGACCTCCGGTTTGTCCGTGTCGGGGTCGACCGAAATTGACACGAATTGCACGCAGTCGTTCGTCTTGAAGTATTCGTGGACACCCCACATGTGCCGCATCATCACCGGGCAGGCGCCCTGACAT from Candidatus Hydrogenedentota bacterium carries:
- a CDS encoding SCO family protein — encoded protein: MKSRRIGLVVVLSAILIALSVAPWVFRFPAPQPVIPVAAAALEPLPDLGPVPNFELVAENGEKWSSTSLEGKVWVADFFLTSCQGACPVMMRHMWGVHEYFKTNDCVQFVSISVDPDTDKPEVIANYAKEYKADTARWKFLTGPIEEVHRMASEEGFKVGVPETPMQHSRRFILVDARGRIRGYYEGMDEMSVRECIADIERLLEEQA